Proteins encoded within one genomic window of Lysinibacillus sphaericus:
- the pdxR gene encoding MocR-like pyridoxine biosynthesis transcription factor PdxR — translation MLWIPINRALDIPLNKQVYRQIREKILNGTLQSGERLASTRKLCSELNVSRNVILEAYEQLVAEGFLVSHRGSGTFVADGAHLTLSSKETVQKKIVNKTTAPKIDFRSGIPALDLFPRKTWAKLSHNIWNDTNPAIFGYDQPEGRYELREELANYLLRTRGVDCHPDQIVITSGATQALTVITRLFLLANDEAIMEDPITNDIQTIFKSSGASIYAIPVDQCGMRTALLPQDRQPKFIFITPSHQFPLGGTLPIQRRIQLINYARHKECYLVEDDYDSEFRYEGPPVSSLQGLDPHRVLYIGSFSKILSPALRIGYLVLPIDLVEKCRQLKWFSDLHTPSIDQLILARFIKEGYLERHIAKMKKYYKNNRDFLIDCLHTTFSNKIKILGYSTGLHLVVEMQNIHFSSALLQKIEQFGVKVYPVEDHSISKGKHNNQIILGFGHLKKDEIQEGITRLFRAIFHK, via the coding sequence ATGTTATGGATACCTATAAATAGAGCGTTAGATATACCATTAAATAAACAGGTCTATCGACAAATTCGTGAAAAAATTTTAAATGGAACATTACAAAGCGGGGAGAGATTGGCTTCCACACGTAAACTTTGTTCTGAATTAAATGTTTCCAGAAATGTCATATTAGAAGCCTATGAGCAACTCGTGGCAGAAGGATTTTTAGTTTCCCATAGGGGCTCAGGTACATTTGTTGCAGATGGCGCCCACTTAACTCTATCTAGCAAAGAAACTGTTCAAAAAAAGATAGTAAACAAAACAACAGCACCAAAAATTGATTTTCGTTCGGGCATACCTGCGTTAGACTTATTTCCCCGGAAAACATGGGCTAAATTATCCCATAATATCTGGAACGATACGAATCCTGCCATTTTTGGTTACGATCAACCCGAAGGTCGATATGAATTAAGAGAAGAATTAGCCAACTATTTACTACGAACGAGGGGTGTTGACTGTCATCCAGATCAAATTGTTATCACCTCAGGCGCTACACAAGCATTGACTGTTATCACTCGATTATTTTTGTTAGCAAATGATGAAGCGATTATGGAAGACCCCATTACAAATGATATTCAAACGATATTTAAATCTTCTGGAGCTTCTATTTATGCTATTCCTGTCGATCAATGCGGTATGCGAACAGCCTTACTACCGCAAGATCGACAGCCAAAATTCATCTTTATTACCCCTTCTCATCAGTTTCCATTAGGGGGTACTTTACCAATCCAACGCAGAATTCAATTAATAAACTATGCAAGGCACAAAGAATGTTATTTGGTAGAGGACGATTATGATAGTGAATTTAGGTATGAAGGTCCTCCTGTAAGTTCATTGCAAGGATTAGACCCCCATCGTGTGCTTTACATTGGATCTTTTAGTAAAATTCTTTCACCCGCATTAAGAATTGGTTATTTGGTTCTCCCAATAGACCTTGTTGAAAAATGCCGTCAGCTTAAATGGTTTTCTGACTTACACACACCTTCGATAGATCAGCTTATTCTTGCTCGTTTTATTAAAGAGGGTTACTTAGAACGACATATTGCAAAAATGAAAAAGTATTATAAGAATAATAGAGATTTTCTTATCGATTGTTTACATACAACTTTTTCAAATAAAATAAAAATTTTAGGCTATTCCACTGGATTGCACCTCGTTGTAGAAATGCAAAACATTCATTTCTCAAGCGCATTACTCCAAAAAATTGAGCAATTTGGTGTGAAAGTATATCCCGTAGAAGATCATTCCATTAGTAAAGGGAAACATAACAATCAAATTATTTTAGGATTCGGACATTTAAAGAAAGATGAAATACAAGAAGGCATAACGCGTTTATTTCGTGCAATCTTTCATAAGTAA
- a CDS encoding GNAT family N-acetyltransferase: MKIISIRKEPSYAEMATRYIQSKWASEESMMLYEDCIAHCIDAQVPLPQWYVLMNNDEIIGCAGLITNDFISRMDLYPWVCAVYIEESHRGHAYGALLLEQAKKDAKQHGFPQLYLCTDHIGLYERYGFSYIGTGYHPWGESSRIYAVKLD; this comes from the coding sequence ATGAAGATTATTTCCATACGCAAGGAGCCAAGCTATGCTGAAATGGCGACCCGTTATATTCAGAGCAAATGGGCAAGTGAGGAAAGTATGATGCTCTATGAGGATTGTATTGCCCATTGCATCGATGCACAGGTACCGCTCCCACAGTGGTATGTATTAATGAATAATGATGAAATCATCGGCTGTGCTGGTTTAATTACCAATGACTTTATAAGTCGGATGGATTTATATCCTTGGGTCTGTGCGGTGTATATTGAGGAAAGCCATCGTGGTCATGCCTATGGTGCATTGCTATTAGAGCAAGCTAAGAAGGATGCAAAGCAACATGGTTTTCCACAGCTCTATCTTTGTACAGATCATATCGGTCTATATGAGCGCTATGGCTTTTCCTATATCGGTACTGGCTATCATCCTTGGGGAGAAAGCTCTCGCATTTATGCGGTAAAGCTAGATTAA
- a CDS encoding AraC family transcriptional regulator has protein sequence MDININQIIDYYAQATVNFVDIFTNTMKPGRKDTGRTTAPGKCGLVFPLAGSASFSFNGTPYAMVPGMVVHAGPQMPIEIQATGDKIWEYAVVHYIPSKDMVPFALANQHFAIHTGDYSNIINLVQQLKESYAMPGSMAILKSKAIFMNLVEAILISAKMKILDSANEMMEQVVQYIHEYYARPLSVSNIAQAFGVERRRLAYLFEQHTGMNPSSYLTEYRIRRAKDLLRYCNFTVAEIAECVGYVDSFYFSRVFKKNTGMSPTAFRKLMMEEAKYV, from the coding sequence ATGGATATAAATATAAATCAAATCATTGATTATTATGCACAAGCAACTGTCAATTTTGTTGATATTTTCACAAATACAATGAAACCAGGACGAAAGGATACAGGACGTACTACTGCGCCTGGGAAATGTGGTTTAGTTTTCCCATTAGCTGGAAGTGCGTCTTTTAGTTTTAATGGGACACCTTATGCGATGGTGCCTGGAATGGTTGTCCATGCAGGACCACAAATGCCAATTGAAATTCAAGCGACTGGCGATAAGATATGGGAGTACGCAGTGGTTCATTATATACCATCAAAAGACATGGTGCCTTTCGCATTAGCCAATCAGCATTTTGCCATTCATACTGGAGATTATTCAAATATTATTAATCTTGTACAACAGTTAAAAGAAAGCTATGCCATGCCAGGGAGTATGGCGATTTTGAAATCTAAGGCAATATTTATGAATTTAGTGGAAGCTATCTTAATTTCAGCAAAGATGAAGATTCTTGACTCGGCAAATGAAATGATGGAACAAGTCGTTCAATACATACACGAGTACTATGCGAGACCACTATCGGTATCCAATATTGCGCAAGCATTCGGTGTCGAGCGTCGAAGATTAGCTTATCTTTTTGAACAACATACGGGCATGAATCCAAGTAGCTATTTAACAGAATATCGCATACGGCGGGCAAAAGACTTGCTAAGATATTGCAATTTTACGGTGGCAGAAATTGCTGAATGTGTAGGCTATGTTGATAGCTTTTATTTTAGTCGGGTATTTAAAAAAAACACAGGCATGTCTCCAACAGCATTTCGAAAATTAATGATGGAAGAAGCCAAATATGTATAA
- a CDS encoding DinB family protein, whose protein sequence is MQQEKKQILMHYEKSILWLEHLLDVTEQQWRMPIQQGKWTVAEVIGHLIPWDQFVLNERLPFLFSRNQLPKGPNVEQMNAQAASSSRLQSKAQIVQTLLKCRRLLLQALHDLPDQQWQQSFKIGCSELTLYSYFAGLVEHDQHHFLQVQSVLGEKQWI, encoded by the coding sequence TTGCAACAAGAAAAAAAGCAAATACTTATGCATTATGAAAAATCTATATTGTGGTTAGAGCACCTGTTAGATGTTACGGAGCAACAGTGGCGCATGCCAATCCAGCAAGGGAAGTGGACAGTAGCAGAGGTTATTGGACATCTAATTCCTTGGGATCAATTTGTATTAAACGAACGTTTGCCCTTTTTATTTTCAAGAAATCAGCTACCAAAGGGGCCAAATGTAGAACAGATGAATGCTCAAGCTGCAAGTAGTAGCCGCTTACAAAGCAAAGCGCAAATAGTGCAGACATTGTTGAAGTGTCGGCGTTTACTGTTACAAGCGCTTCACGATTTACCGGATCAACAGTGGCAACAAAGTTTTAAGATTGGTTGCTCTGAACTTACACTTTACAGCTATTTTGCTGGATTGGTAGAACATGATCAGCATCATTTTTTACAAGTACAAAGTGTGCTAGGTGAAAAGCAATGGATATAA
- a CDS encoding YybH family protein — protein sequence MGYQQALSRYIDATNTHDFNNVKALLHPQAVYWFTDRTCTSLEEIEAYFKHAWHVIQDEVYRATNVQWLTADENAATCIYTYHYEGYHNGTFVSGSGRATNIFTVMNNEWKLIHEHLSS from the coding sequence ATGGGCTATCAACAAGCTTTATCACGTTATATTGACGCAACAAATACACATGATTTTAACAACGTCAAAGCATTATTACATCCACAGGCGGTTTATTGGTTTACGGATCGAACATGCACGTCGCTAGAAGAAATAGAAGCTTATTTCAAGCATGCATGGCATGTTATTCAAGATGAGGTTTATCGTGCAACCAATGTACAATGGCTTACTGCTGATGAAAATGCCGCTACATGTATCTATACATACCATTATGAAGGCTATCACAACGGCACATTTGTATCAGGTAGCGGGAGAGCAACGAATATTTTTACTGTTATGAATAATGAGTGGAAACTTATTCACGAACATTTAAGTAGCTAA
- a CDS encoding alpha/beta fold hydrolase → MQQEIYQWGHAQHPTLVFFHGLGSTGLAFGELANYLPAHHIVSFDLPGHGYASALTEEAAYLPSNVIALIEKMLTQKLGNKKFYLIGHSLGADLALHYAATFPKQIAGLILLDGGYLSSQDMGMTVEMELQNIESFCNDVRFSSWDEFFQSEKEELSRWSTELEAASRAQVKALDGEIRLALSTFTAQSLIKGLDAEPIRHKLQHVKCPTLLVSATKPIELEQIRNKSIADFQAKVSNVQVEPVPNAGHDIFRDAPEQVAEKITAWLANNNG, encoded by the coding sequence TTGCAGCAAGAAATCTATCAATGGGGACACGCCCAACATCCCACTTTAGTTTTTTTTCACGGTCTTGGTAGTACAGGTCTAGCATTTGGCGAACTAGCAAATTATTTACCAGCACATCATATCGTATCATTTGATTTACCTGGACATGGGTATGCATCAGCCTTGACAGAAGAAGCGGCTTATCTCCCATCAAATGTCATAGCATTAATCGAAAAGATGCTAACACAAAAGTTAGGTAATAAAAAATTTTATCTTATCGGACATTCTTTAGGTGCAGATTTAGCTTTACATTACGCAGCTACTTTTCCAAAGCAAATAGCTGGTCTTATTTTATTAGATGGTGGCTATTTAAGTTCACAAGATATGGGGATGACAGTAGAAATGGAGTTGCAGAACATTGAAAGTTTCTGTAACGATGTTAGATTCTCCTCTTGGGATGAATTTTTTCAATCGGAAAAAGAGGAGCTTTCGCGCTGGTCTACTGAACTGGAAGCTGCTTCGCGTGCACAAGTAAAAGCATTGGATGGCGAAATTAGACTAGCTCTTTCCACGTTTACAGCACAATCGCTAATTAAAGGGCTTGATGCTGAACCCATTCGTCACAAACTTCAGCATGTGAAGTGTCCAACTTTATTGGTAAGTGCTACAAAACCTATTGAACTGGAACAAATAAGAAATAAAAGTATAGCGGATTTCCAAGCAAAAGTAAGCAATGTTCAGGTAGAGCCTGTCCCGAATGCAGGGCATGATATTTTCCGCGATGCACCTGAGCAGGTAGCAGAAAAAATAACTGCATGGCTTGCTAATAATAATGGCTAA
- a CDS encoding DUF805 domain-containing protein produces the protein MKWFVHALKNTFNFSGRARRQEYWMYYLFGIIISFVIVMIEEMLNLKFSPEVGILSTLFGIIFMIPSLSVTVRRLHDIGRSGAWILIIFIPFGAIVLFVFTVLDSQPQTNRWGPSQKPLQSDSSYSV, from the coding sequence ATGAAGTGGTTTGTACATGCCTTGAAGAACACATTCAATTTTAGTGGTCGCGCTCGACGACAAGAATATTGGATGTACTACCTTTTCGGAATTATTATTTCATTTGTAATAGTAATGATTGAAGAGATGCTAAATCTCAAATTTTCACCAGAGGTGGGAATACTCAGCACGTTGTTTGGAATAATCTTTATGATTCCTAGTTTGTCTGTGACGGTCCGCCGTCTTCATGATATAGGGCGCAGTGGAGCATGGATTTTAATCATTTTCATCCCCTTTGGAGCAATCGTACTATTTGTATTTACAGTGCTTGATAGTCAGCCACAGACAAATCGTTGGGGTCCAAGCCAAAAACCTTTACAGTCGGATTCTTCATATAGTGTGTGA
- a CDS encoding ABC transporter substrate-binding protein — MNKYIKMCAPALLALSLAACNTDKAAESTAVKNEAVTSSTETQTEQATTQNITYLGETYELPAKVENIVAASLESMEDAAMLGIKPVGVLDIGGKIPSYLTKELAGAQLVGNKMEPNAEAILALDPDVIIGTSKFPEETAEKLNKIQTMIPYSHISTNWKENLTLLAQLTGKEEDAKKIIADYETKVADAQMKSKEQLADKQVLIVRLRGGVMYIYPAGVYLNPVLYEDLGAPVPEIVTTTKAQAELSLETLADINPDAIFLQFEESENTDAPKALEDLQKNPIFASLKATKNEQIFVNAIEPLAQGGTAWSKVKFLDVATEKLLK, encoded by the coding sequence GTGAATAAATATATCAAAATGTGTGCGCCTGCACTTTTAGCACTATCCCTTGCTGCTTGTAATACCGATAAAGCGGCAGAGTCTACAGCAGTAAAAAATGAAGCGGTTACAAGTTCTACAGAAACACAAACAGAACAAGCAACAACACAGAACATTACATATTTAGGCGAAACGTATGAACTACCAGCAAAGGTAGAAAATATTGTAGCGGCAAGTTTAGAGTCTATGGAAGATGCTGCAATGCTGGGTATTAAACCAGTGGGTGTACTCGATATTGGTGGCAAAATTCCATCCTATCTTACAAAGGAATTAGCAGGAGCCCAACTTGTAGGCAATAAAATGGAGCCAAATGCAGAGGCCATTTTAGCACTGGATCCTGACGTTATTATTGGGACATCCAAGTTCCCAGAAGAAACGGCGGAAAAGCTCAATAAAATTCAAACAATGATTCCTTACTCGCATATTTCAACAAATTGGAAGGAAAACTTAACATTGCTCGCACAGCTTACTGGGAAAGAAGAGGATGCTAAAAAAATCATTGCAGACTATGAAACGAAGGTTGCCGATGCTCAAATGAAATCAAAAGAGCAACTAGCAGACAAACAGGTGTTAATTGTTCGTTTGCGTGGTGGCGTTATGTATATCTATCCTGCGGGTGTTTACTTAAATCCTGTGCTTTATGAAGACTTAGGGGCACCAGTTCCTGAAATCGTAACAACGACGAAGGCACAAGCGGAACTTTCACTTGAAACGTTAGCGGATATCAACCCGGATGCAATTTTCCTGCAATTTGAGGAATCTGAAAATACAGATGCTCCGAAAGCATTAGAAGATCTGCAAAAAAACCCAATCTTTGCAAGCCTAAAGGCAACTAAAAATGAACAAATTTTTGTTAATGCCATTGAGCCTCTAGCTCAAGGTGGTACTGCTTGGTCTAAAGTGAAATTCCTAGATGTTGCAACGGAGAAATTACTTAAATAG
- a CDS encoding proline dehydrogenase family protein, producing the protein MKKPQELVMEALKSAARNNQMKDAFQQSKELYPLLLKAAKRYVAGEVRADAIAVAENLLAKDYQVSLEFIGENTVHLEECQKAVKEFMTLIDEMGTLSLKQTVSFDLSHIGLSIDKEIAYKHLLQLVQHANTHGIILMVSMEESSKTDAILDIYKKITAQYDNIGITVQAHLYRTEMDLQELVQYPGKIRIVKGAFQEPSTMAMERSEALNRRYLQFIDQLIKWNHPFSIATHDEALIQEMEQRHYFHQSNVEIEMLYGIRPDLIRSLQRKGYNCKVYLPYGQEWYLYLCHRLAENPENLYLAVTDMLSTSLLDSNQGY; encoded by the coding sequence ATGAAAAAACCACAAGAGTTAGTTATGGAAGCATTGAAGTCGGCTGCAAGAAATAATCAAATGAAAGATGCATTTCAACAATCGAAAGAGCTGTATCCATTATTGTTGAAAGCCGCAAAAAGATATGTGGCAGGGGAAGTTAGAGCAGACGCCATTGCTGTAGCAGAAAATTTATTAGCGAAAGATTATCAAGTTTCACTGGAGTTTATAGGCGAAAATACTGTGCATCTTGAGGAATGTCAAAAGGCTGTGAAGGAATTTATGACGCTAATTGATGAAATGGGTACGCTGTCTTTGAAGCAAACCGTATCGTTTGATTTGTCGCATATAGGACTGTCTATAGACAAGGAAATTGCTTATAAACACTTGCTTCAACTTGTTCAGCATGCTAATACGCATGGCATTATTTTAATGGTTAGTATGGAGGAATCTTCAAAGACAGATGCTATTCTCGACATTTATAAAAAGATAACGGCGCAATACGACAATATCGGAATAACCGTACAAGCTCATTTATACCGCACTGAAATGGATTTACAAGAGCTTGTTCAATATCCTGGAAAGATACGAATAGTCAAAGGGGCATTTCAAGAGCCAAGTACTATGGCGATGGAGAGGTCAGAAGCATTGAATCGTCGCTATCTACAATTTATAGATCAGTTAATCAAGTGGAATCATCCTTTTTCAATAGCAACCCATGATGAAGCCCTTATACAAGAGATGGAACAACGTCACTATTTTCACCAATCAAATGTAGAAATCGAGATGCTTTATGGCATTCGTCCAGATTTAATTCGAAGTTTACAGCGAAAGGGATATAACTGTAAGGTATATCTGCCATATGGGCAAGAGTGGTATTTATACTTGTGTCATCGTCTTGCTGAAAACCCAGAAAACTTATATTTAGCAGTAACAGATATGTTAAGTACATCATTACTAGATAGCAATCAAGGCTATTGA
- a CDS encoding nucleotidyltransferase family protein → MKRLRTERDLITLIESDTWMMEILRCVEQQQLPDSWVCAGFIRSKVWDYLHDYQDRTPLADIDVIYFDKQLISEEQEKQYEQRLLELLPKEPWSVKNQARMHIVNASEPYQSSVDGMAHFPEIPTAIGVRLTKGVLELAAPYGIQHLLSGIVTPTPFFYKHTHLHEIYQKRIYNKQWQSNWPKLFITTR, encoded by the coding sequence ATGAAAAGGTTACGAACAGAACGAGATTTAATAACGTTGATTGAATCTGATACGTGGATGATGGAAATTTTGCGCTGTGTGGAACAACAACAGTTACCCGACAGTTGGGTTTGTGCTGGCTTTATTCGTTCCAAGGTGTGGGATTATTTACATGACTATCAAGACAGAACGCCCTTAGCGGATATTGATGTTATTTATTTTGATAAGCAGCTAATTTCAGAAGAACAAGAGAAGCAATATGAACAGCGTTTATTGGAACTTTTACCAAAAGAACCGTGGTCTGTGAAAAATCAGGCGAGAATGCATATCGTAAACGCTAGTGAACCTTATCAATCTTCCGTTGATGGCATGGCACATTTTCCGGAAATCCCAACAGCGATTGGTGTAAGGCTTACAAAAGGTGTACTGGAATTGGCTGCACCTTATGGCATACAGCATTTACTGTCGGGTATTGTGACACCGACCCCTTTTTTTTATAAACATACACATTTACATGAGATTTATCAAAAGAGAATTTATAATAAACAGTGGCAATCTAACTGGCCAAAACTATTTATAACGACACGATAG
- a CDS encoding DNA-deoxyinosine glycosylase, with amino-acid sequence MSNEVKNVLPPVVDASTKVLIVGSMPGKLSLEKQQYYGNPRNHFWAIIGQIVNRTIPEDYKMRIELLKENGIGLWDTIESCERKGSLDAAIRNEKPNDFKTLFKQYPNIELVLFNGGKAFEVFKKHIGVEVLDGRAYQKMPSTSPIPGKNIKSFDEKLADWRVMQSYLT; translated from the coding sequence ATGTCAAATGAAGTGAAAAATGTACTGCCACCTGTTGTTGATGCTTCAACAAAGGTGCTTATTGTTGGCTCAATGCCAGGAAAGCTCTCATTAGAGAAACAGCAATATTATGGCAATCCGCGCAATCACTTTTGGGCTATTATTGGGCAAATAGTAAATAGAACAATACCGGAAGATTATAAAATGCGAATAGAGTTGCTAAAGGAAAATGGGATTGGTCTTTGGGATACCATCGAATCGTGTGAGCGCAAGGGTAGCTTAGATGCCGCCATTCGCAATGAAAAACCAAATGATTTTAAAACGCTTTTTAAACAGTATCCAAATATAGAACTTGTGCTTTTTAATGGTGGGAAAGCTTTTGAAGTGTTTAAAAAGCATATTGGTGTTGAGGTTTTAGATGGACGAGCCTATCAAAAGATGCCATCGACTAGCCCAATCCCTGGAAAAAATATAAAATCCTTCGACGAAAAGTTAGCGGATTGGCGAGTGATGCAATCGTATTTAACGTAA
- the abc-f gene encoding ribosomal protection-like ABC-F family protein, which yields MKELLKIQNVQYEVGDIRIFEQVTATVKQGEVIGIIGKNGAGKSTLLQLIQGILTPTAGQLVPLQHVKMAYVEQEQATIDSWEVSAEEADLLAKWHVPNIEFAALSGGEKLKRRLARGFSQHAQLLLLDEPTNHLDETSTAMLIAQVKKYDGTIIVVSHDRYFLDEVATKIWSLEDGKLLEHSGHYTSYIAAREQQRLAQQRAYDKQQKNIERIEAQMNELSSWSQKAHAQSTKQESFKEFYRVKAKRMDAQVKSKKKRLEKELAKNKVEPPKQEEEVRFSVETNQRVGKRFLECKHVTKSFGQRLIFQDLTMTIQFGDKIAITGPNGSGKTTLLKVLTGQEKADGDLWISPAATIGYLTQDVFDLPLNLTPEQYFHKETFEERGKVRNVMKHLGFTASHWTAPIGNMSMGERVKCKLMAYILEEKNVLILDEPTNHLDLPSREQLEKTLELYTGTLLVVSHDRYFIEKTTNIVWQLENKGIVKKWRESIPQQQNDTSAQRLKLENERQEILGKLSFLTAKDKEYAVLDRKFNELTKQINELR from the coding sequence ATGAAAGAACTTTTAAAAATACAGAATGTACAGTATGAGGTAGGAGACATACGGATTTTTGAACAGGTGACAGCAACAGTAAAACAAGGCGAAGTCATTGGTATTATAGGAAAGAATGGAGCTGGCAAATCGACATTATTACAGCTTATTCAAGGCATCCTAACTCCTACGGCAGGACAGCTAGTGCCGTTGCAGCATGTTAAAATGGCCTATGTGGAACAAGAGCAAGCAACTATAGACAGTTGGGAAGTAAGCGCAGAAGAAGCGGATTTACTTGCCAAATGGCATGTACCAAACATCGAGTTTGCAGCATTAAGCGGTGGAGAAAAGCTGAAAAGGCGACTAGCAAGAGGTTTTTCACAACATGCGCAATTACTACTGTTGGATGAACCGACAAATCATTTAGATGAAACAAGTACAGCGATGCTTATCGCTCAAGTAAAAAAATATGATGGTACAATTATTGTTGTTTCTCATGATCGTTATTTTTTAGACGAAGTTGCCACTAAAATATGGTCTTTGGAAGATGGTAAACTGCTCGAACATAGCGGGCATTATACAAGTTATATAGCGGCTAGAGAGCAACAAAGGCTAGCGCAACAACGCGCCTATGATAAGCAGCAAAAGAATATTGAACGGATTGAAGCGCAGATGAACGAGCTATCCTCTTGGTCGCAAAAGGCACATGCACAATCGACCAAGCAGGAGAGCTTTAAAGAGTTTTACCGAGTAAAAGCAAAACGAATGGATGCACAAGTAAAATCAAAGAAAAAGCGCTTGGAAAAAGAGTTAGCAAAGAACAAAGTTGAGCCGCCTAAGCAAGAAGAGGAAGTGCGGTTTTCAGTAGAGACAAACCAGCGAGTAGGCAAACGATTTTTAGAATGTAAGCATGTAACAAAATCTTTTGGTCAGCGTCTTATATTTCAAGATCTAACAATGACAATACAATTTGGTGATAAAATTGCCATTACAGGTCCAAATGGTAGTGGCAAAACGACTTTATTGAAGGTGCTGACAGGACAAGAAAAAGCAGATGGTGATTTGTGGATTTCACCGGCAGCTACTATCGGCTATTTAACGCAGGATGTATTCGATTTGCCATTGAATCTTACACCAGAGCAATATTTTCACAAGGAGACATTCGAGGAAAGAGGGAAAGTCCGCAATGTCATGAAACATTTAGGGTTTACTGCAAGTCATTGGACAGCACCTATTGGCAATATGAGTATGGGCGAGCGTGTGAAGTGTAAGTTGATGGCGTATATTTTAGAAGAAAAGAATGTTCTAATTTTAGATGAGCCAACGAATCATCTTGATTTGCCTTCAAGAGAGCAATTAGAGAAAACGTTGGAGCTATATACAGGTACATTGCTCGTTGTGTCGCATGACCGCTATTTTATTGAGAAAACAACAAATATTGTGTGGCAGCTTGAAAATAAAGGAATCGTGAAAAAATGGAGAGAGAGCATACCACAGCAACAAAATGATACAAGTGCACAACGGCTAAAGTTAGAAAATGAAAGACAAGAAATACTTGGCAAACTTAGCTTTCTAACCGCCAAAGATAAGGAATATGCTGTGCTTGATCGGAAATTTAATGAGTTGACGAAGCAAATTAATGAACTCCGCTAG
- a CDS encoding FecCD family ABC transporter permease — protein MKKTNIVSFSILVASPFLIVIVALMSIMYGTKDISALTVWQAITVFDPANIDHQIIRTSRMPRMCAVLLVGAFLAVAGAVMQGITRNYLASPSLMGVNDGSAFVITLAIVFFPGLPNYQMILLSMLGSALGAGIVFGFGSLIRDGLSPVRLAIIGTVIGTFLSSIATAIAMYFQVSQTVSAWYNTKVHMVDNSMLLLSIPFGLIGLMLALFSARAITITALGDDIAIGLGQKTKAVKMVSMLAVVCLTGTAVALVGKIAFVGLVIPHITRFLVGVDYRFIIPCAALIGAFFLALCDVLSRFVNYPFETPIGVLTALVGVPFFLYLVRKHGGEKRA, from the coding sequence TTGAAAAAAACAAACATAGTATCATTTTCTATATTGGTAGCTTCACCTTTCCTCATTGTGATTGTGGCTTTAATGTCTATTATGTACGGGACAAAGGATATTAGTGCCTTAACAGTGTGGCAAGCCATAACAGTATTTGATCCTGCAAATATTGACCACCAAATTATAAGGACTAGCCGTATGCCTAGAATGTGCGCCGTATTGCTAGTAGGTGCGTTTTTAGCAGTAGCGGGTGCAGTTATGCAAGGTATTACTCGAAACTATTTAGCATCGCCATCCTTAATGGGCGTTAACGATGGTTCAGCCTTTGTTATTACATTAGCCATTGTATTCTTTCCTGGACTCCCAAACTATCAAATGATATTGCTATCGATGCTCGGCTCAGCATTAGGTGCTGGCATTGTTTTCGGCTTCGGTTCCCTTATTCGAGATGGGCTATCGCCAGTTCGATTAGCCATTATAGGGACGGTTATAGGGACATTTTTAAGTAGTATAGCGACAGCAATTGCAATGTATTTCCAAGTATCACAAACGGTTAGCGCTTGGTATAACACAAAGGTACATATGGTCGACAATAGTATGCTCTTACTATCCATTCCTTTTGGCTTAATTGGTCTAATGCTGGCGTTATTTTCGGCAAGGGCCATTACAATCACCGCATTAGGTGATGATATTGCTATAGGTCTCGGACAAAAAACAAAAGCAGTAAAAATGGTTAGTATGCTCGCCGTCGTATGTTTAACAGGAACTGCGGTTGCACTTGTAGGAAAAATTGCTTTTGTAGGGCTTGTTATTCCACACATTACACGTTTTCTTGTTGGCGTGGATTACCGTTTTATTATCCCATGTGCAGCACTAATAGGTGCATTCTTCTTAGCGCTTTGCGATGTGCTCAGTCGTTTCGTTAATTATCCATTCGAAACGCCCATTGGTGTATTAACTGCACTGGTCGGTGTTCCATTCTTCTTATATTTAGTTCGTAAGCACGGAGGTGAAAAGCGTGCATAG